TATTGGTGGGCCAGAGGTAACACCTGTGGCTGAACAGTTTCGCGCTGTCAGTACCGGGATCATTGATCTCCACTACGGACCCAATCAATACCTTCAGGGCCAAATTCCTGAATCGCAGGCCTTTAATGCGAGCAATCAGTCAGCCATGGCGCTGCGCGAGGCCGGCGCGTTGGCTGCCATCGATGATATCTATAGCAAGAAAGGAAACATGCACTTTCTCGGCTATTTCGGCAGCGGCTACCAGTTCCTGATCTACCTGAAGAACGAGCCTAAGCGCACTGCATCTGGCGGTGTGGACTTGAACGGGTTGAAACTACGGGGGACGGGAACGTACAAAGACTTCTTTGACAGTCTTGGCGCCGTGACCCGAAGTGTCGAGGTCGCAGAGGTCTACACCTCCCTGGAGCGGGGTGTGGTCGATGGAATCGGCTGGGTAACGCTAGCTCTTACAGGTTTGTCGCTGGACGACTTTCTGAAGTACCGCGTATACCCGAGTTACTGGCAGGGCGACCTCGGGATGACCATCAATCTCGACCGCTGGAATTCGTTAAGCGAAGAGGCGCGAAAGATCATCACCGAAGAAGCGATCAAGTCCGAAGCCGGTGCCCACGCTTTCTTTGTCGATGAAGCCGCCAAGGAAACCGTCAAGCTACGCGAGTCGGGGATGAAAGATATTGTCCTCGAAGGCTCGGCCGCTGCAACTTATCTGGCAAGTGCCTATGATTCGCGGTGGCGCGAGATCGCCGAAAAGGTCGGTGCCGACGAGGCCGGTAAACTGAGAACGATGTTTCTGAAATAACCGTTGTGCTTCGCCTCGTCGCGGCGTTCTACAGCAAACTGATTGCGGCGCTGGCCATGGTGGCCGGCGTCGCGATTGCTGTCATCTGCGTCGCGATCATCATCGATGTCGGGATGGCTTCGTCGGGCCTCCGGCCGCCGATTTGGGTCGGTGCCGGCACCGAATATGCGCTCCTGTACCTGACCTTGCTCTCTTCACCCTGGCTTTTACGTCAAAAAGGTCACGTCACGATTGCGGGGTTCAGGAACCTGCTTAGACCGGCGCATCGCATCGTCCTGGAGAAGTTCATATATCTCCTCGCGCTGATCGTGATGCTTGTCTTGACCTACTTCGGCCTCGTGCTGACATGGGAAACAATCAGAAGCGGCAACCTTGATATTCGATCCTTTGAATTCCCGAGGTGGTTAGTCTACCTGCCAATGCCGATCGGCTTCGGCCTCCTCGCGATCGAGTTTTCGCGCCTCCTTTTCGGCCACGATTCGCTTTATGACGACCAGCCGGTAGAGGGACTTTGATGGCTTGGTATTGGGCTGGGTCGATTCTACTTGCACTTGCAATTGTGCCGCTGGCGCTCGGAGTTCCGGTGTTTGTCGCATTCCTGTTCGCAAATGCGATAGGCGTCTTCATTTTCATGAACGGTACCCAGGGATTGATCCAGCTCGTCTCCAATGGGACGGTTTCGATCAGCTCCTTTCTGCTTGTTCCTGTACCGCTCTTCATCCTGATGGGCGAAATATTCTTCCACGCAGGGCTAGCTGTACGGGTATTCGATGCGCTCGACGCTGTGTTCGGTGGCATCAAGGGGCGCCTCTCCTATCTTTGCGTTACCAGCGGGACGGTATTCGCCACTCTAACCGGCACAAGCATGGCAAGTGCTGCAATGATGGGATCGATGCTGGTCCCGGAAATGAATCGGCGGGGCTACAAGAGCAAGATGTCTATCGGTCCGATCCTGGGATCAGGCGGTCTCGCGATGATTATCCCGCCGTCGGCGCTGGCTGTACTGCTTGGGAGTTTGGCGCGGATCGATATCGGCGCCTTGTTGCTTGCTGGAATCATGCCCGGGCTAGTCCTCGCCCTTCTCTATATTGCACTCATCTATTTACAGGTTCGGTTGGATCCAGAAGCGGCGCCCAGCTACCGCACCGAACCTGTACCTATGAAGACAAAACTGCGCTTGTTGGCCACCAACGTACTGCCAATGGGACTGGTCATCGTCGCGGTTATCGGCACCATCATTGCCGGCATCGCAACGCCTTCCGAGTCGGCGGCATTCGGCGTATTTGGCGTCCTTATCCTAACCCTGCTCTTTCGCAAGTTGTCGTGGGAGGTCTTGCGCAAGTCTCTGACAGGAACGGTGAAGGTCACCGTGATGGTATTCATGATCATCATCGGATCCTCCACCTTCAGCCAGATTCTCGCATTCTCTGGCGCCAGCTCCGGCCTCGTT
Above is a window of Alphaproteobacteria bacterium DNA encoding:
- a CDS encoding TRAP transporter large permease is translated as MAWYWAGSILLALAIVPLALGVPVFVAFLFANAIGVFIFMNGTQGLIQLVSNGTVSISSFLLVPVPLFILMGEIFFHAGLAVRVFDALDAVFGGIKGRLSYLCVTSGTVFATLTGTSMASAAMMGSMLVPEMNRRGYKSKMSIGPILGSGGLAMIIPPSALAVLLGSLARIDIGALLLAGIMPGLVLALLYIALIYLQVRLDPEAAPSYRTEPVPMKTKLRLLATNVLPMGLVIVAVIGTIIAGIATPSESAAFGVFGVLILTLLFRKLSWEVLRKSLTGTVKVTVMVFMIIIGSSTFSQILAFSGASSGLVAWATQIEVAPVTMLLLMFLVLLFLGMFLDQVSQMMLTLPVFMPLAIALGFDPIWFGVVMLLAMEISLTTPPFGLLLFVMLGVAPKGTTLSEVAIAGAPYIACSLILLGLLIAFPGIAIGLPELVR
- a CDS encoding TRAP transporter small permease subunit, which gives rise to MLRLVAAFYSKLIAALAMVAGVAIAVICVAIIIDVGMASSGLRPPIWVGAGTEYALLYLTLLSSPWLLRQKGHVTIAGFRNLLRPAHRIVLEKFIYLLALIVMLVLTYFGLVLTWETIRSGNLDIRSFEFPRWLVYLPMPIGFGLLAIEFSRLLFGHDSLYDDQPVEGL
- the dctP gene encoding TRAP transporter substrate-binding protein DctP; protein product: MILRGKALALFSLLSFAILLPMHAIAQEVTLKVVTGTPKNLIWNEPLWTFIDRVNERGKGVVQLQYIGGPEVTPVAEQFRAVSTGIIDLHYGPNQYLQGQIPESQAFNASNQSAMALREAGALAAIDDIYSKKGNMHFLGYFGSGYQFLIYLKNEPKRTASGGVDLNGLKLRGTGTYKDFFDSLGAVTRSVEVAEVYTSLERGVVDGIGWVTLALTGLSLDDFLKYRVYPSYWQGDLGMTINLDRWNSLSEEARKIITEEAIKSEAGAHAFFVDEAAKETVKLRESGMKDIVLEGSAAATYLASAYDSRWREIAEKVGADEAGKLRTMFLK